One part of the Magnetovibrio sp. PR-2 genome encodes these proteins:
- the radC gene encoding RadC family protein, protein MPDTPQSTPHYTGHRQRLRERFLKSRGRDLADYELLEVLLFAASPRRDVKPLAKALIDKFGSFGAVMNADADELQKVSGMGEVAAVSILAVRQSAERLLQDDVMNKPVLSNWQSLMDYCRVSMGSNKTEQFRVLFLNRQNVLIADELQEEGTVDQTPVYPRKVIKRALELEASALILVHNHPSGDPTPSQPDIDMTRELQSAGSKLGIQLHDHVIVSRSGNSSFKTMGLL, encoded by the coding sequence ATGCCAGACACCCCACAATCGACCCCCCACTACACCGGACACCGCCAACGCCTGCGCGAACGCTTCTTGAAATCGCGTGGCCGGGACTTGGCGGACTATGAGCTATTGGAGGTCTTGCTGTTCGCGGCCTCACCCCGGCGCGACGTCAAACCGCTCGCCAAGGCCTTGATCGACAAGTTCGGCTCGTTCGGTGCGGTGATGAATGCGGACGCCGACGAACTCCAGAAAGTCTCCGGCATGGGCGAAGTGGCGGCGGTGAGCATCTTGGCCGTGCGCCAGTCTGCCGAACGCTTGTTGCAAGATGATGTGATGAACAAACCGGTGCTGAGCAACTGGCAAAGCCTGATGGATTATTGCCGTGTGAGCATGGGCTCCAACAAAACCGAACAGTTTCGTGTGTTGTTTCTCAACCGCCAGAACGTACTCATCGCGGATGAGCTTCAAGAAGAAGGCACCGTCGACCAAACCCCGGTCTATCCCCGCAAAGTCATCAAACGCGCCCTGGAATTAGAAGCCAGCGCGCTGATCTTGGTCCACAACCACCCGTCAGGTGACCCCACACCGAGCCAGCCGGACATCGATATGACGCGAGAGTTGCAGTCAGCAGGCTCAAAGCTCGGGATACAGCTGCACGATCATGTGATTGTGAGTAGGTCGGGGAACAGTTCGTTTAAGACGATGGGGCTTCTCTAG
- the ubiG gene encoding bifunctional 2-polyprenyl-6-hydroxyphenol methylase/3-demethylubiquinol 3-O-methyltransferase UbiG, with product MSASQTSTVNPDEIARFTAMADAWWDPSGKFRPLHQLNPVRIAFIKTNVCNHFGRDPEAEKPFEGLEILDVGCGGGLLSEPMARLGANMTSIDAGEKNIEIAKIHAAKSGVEIDYRNVYPEDLAKEGKTFDVVLNMEVIEHVADTQAFMTASASVVKEGGAMVLSTMNRNIKSLLLGKVAAEYILRWLPTGTHDWKKFLKPSELAHLVRGHGLEFSDLQGMVYNPFKDEWTLSKTDLDINYVAFAKKS from the coding sequence ATGTCCGCGTCCCAAACCAGCACCGTGAACCCCGACGAAATCGCCCGCTTCACCGCTATGGCCGACGCTTGGTGGGACCCGTCGGGGAAATTCCGCCCGCTGCACCAACTCAACCCGGTGCGCATTGCGTTCATAAAAACCAATGTTTGCAACCACTTCGGACGTGACCCAGAGGCTGAAAAGCCGTTCGAGGGCTTGGAAATCTTAGACGTCGGCTGCGGTGGCGGCTTGCTGTCGGAGCCCATGGCACGGCTGGGCGCAAACATGACCAGCATCGATGCGGGCGAAAAAAATATCGAAATCGCCAAAATTCACGCGGCCAAGAGCGGCGTGGAGATCGACTATCGCAACGTCTACCCCGAAGATTTGGCCAAAGAGGGCAAAACCTTCGATGTCGTGCTGAATATGGAAGTCATCGAACACGTCGCCGACACTCAAGCGTTCATGACGGCGTCGGCCTCTGTCGTCAAGGAGGGCGGGGCCATGGTTCTGTCGACCATGAACCGCAACATCAAGTCTTTGTTGTTGGGCAAAGTGGCCGCCGAATACATTTTGCGCTGGCTGCCGACCGGCACGCACGATTGGAAAAAGTTCCTCAAACCCAGCGAATTGGCCCACTTGGTGCGCGGCCACGGACTGGAATTTTCCGATCTGCAAGGCATGGTCTACAACCCCTTCAAGGACGAGTGGACCTTGTCGAAAACGGACTTAGATATCAATTACGTCGCGTTCGCGAAAAAGTCCTAA
- the sfsA gene encoding DNA/RNA nuclease SfsA, with protein MKFETPLIPGKLIKRYKRFMTDVELQDGSVVTAHCANSGSMLSVNEPGTDVWISPANNPKRKLQYTWEITRIGDAMVGINTQHPNRIVYEAIEAGQIPELTGYDTLKREVKYGKNSRIDVFLQGEGKPDCYVEVKNTTMRRDLSDGAPAEFPDSVTARGAKHLDELADMVDEGHRAVMFYLVQRDDADSFVVAGDIDPTYAERLEAARKRGVEVVAYGCRVTPEEIEIDRPVKIEL; from the coding sequence ATGAAATTTGAAACGCCCCTAATCCCTGGAAAACTGATCAAACGCTACAAACGTTTTATGACGGATGTGGAGCTGCAAGACGGCTCGGTCGTCACCGCGCACTGTGCGAACTCGGGCTCCATGCTGTCGGTGAACGAGCCGGGCACGGACGTGTGGATCAGCCCCGCCAACAATCCCAAACGCAAGCTACAATACACCTGGGAGATCACGCGCATTGGCGACGCCATGGTGGGCATCAACACTCAACACCCCAACCGCATTGTCTATGAAGCCATCGAAGCGGGCCAAATTCCGGAGCTTACGGGCTACGACACGCTCAAACGCGAAGTGAAATACGGCAAAAACTCCCGCATCGACGTGTTTTTGCAAGGCGAAGGCAAACCGGATTGCTATGTGGAGGTGAAAAACACCACCATGCGCCGGGATCTCTCCGACGGTGCCCCGGCTGAATTCCCAGATTCCGTCACTGCACGCGGGGCCAAGCACCTAGACGAGCTCGCCGACATGGTGGACGAAGGCCATCGCGCCGTGATGTTCTACCTGGTCCAGCGCGACGACGCCGACAGCTTTGTCGTCGCGGGTGACATCGACCCGACCTACGCCGAACGGTTAGAAGCGGCGCGCAAACGCGGTGTCGAGGTGGTGGCCTATGGCTGCCGCGTCACGCCCGAGGAGATCGAAATCGATCGCCCGGTGAAAATCGAGCTGTGA
- the map gene encoding type I methionyl aminopeptidase: MNQSKTIKIHTSEDFEGMRKAGRLAAETIDAVVPLVKPGVTTEELNTFCHDFIVQHGAQPAPLNYRGFPKSICASVNHVVCHGIPGDKKLHDGDIVNLDITVILDGWYGDTSRMFCVGETSRKSQRLIDITYEAMWEGIRVVKPGVTTGDIGHAIQTFAEKQRCSVVRDFCGHGLGRVFHDAPNIMHFGSPSTGPRLEEGMFFTIEPMINLGKYDVKILSDGWTAVTKDRSLSAQFEHSIGVTADGYEVFTLSPEGLDKPPYN; the protein is encoded by the coding sequence ATGAACCAGTCCAAGACCATTAAAATCCACACTTCGGAAGACTTCGAAGGCATGCGCAAGGCCGGACGTTTGGCCGCTGAAACCATTGACGCCGTTGTGCCCTTGGTCAAACCCGGCGTGACGACGGAAGAACTCAACACGTTCTGCCACGACTTCATCGTCCAGCACGGCGCCCAGCCCGCACCGCTGAACTATCGCGGTTTTCCCAAATCCATCTGTGCATCCGTGAACCACGTGGTCTGCCATGGCATTCCAGGCGATAAAAAGCTGCACGACGGCGACATCGTGAACTTGGACATCACGGTCATTTTGGACGGCTGGTACGGCGACACGTCGCGCATGTTTTGTGTCGGCGAAACGTCGCGCAAATCCCAGCGCCTCATCGACATCACCTATGAAGCCATGTGGGAAGGCATCCGCGTGGTCAAACCGGGCGTCACCACAGGCGACATCGGCCACGCCATTCAGACCTTTGCGGAAAAGCAGCGCTGCTCCGTGGTGCGCGATTTCTGCGGTCACGGCTTGGGCCGCGTGTTCCACGACGCGCCCAACATTATGCACTTCGGCTCGCCCTCCACAGGTCCGCGCCTGGAAGAAGGCATGTTCTTCACCATCGAGCCCATGATCAACCTCGGCAAATACGATGTGAAGATTTTGTCCGACGGTTGGACCGCTGTGACCAAGGACCGGTCCTTGTCCGCGCAGTTCGAACATTCCATCGGCGTGACGGCTGACGGCTATGAAGTCTTCACGTTGTCGCCGGAAGGTCTGGACAAGCCCCCCTATAATTAG
- a CDS encoding aspartate kinase produces the protein MALIVQKFGGTSVGDIERIQNVAKRVKREVDAGNQVAVVVSAMSGVTNQLVDYVTSITPLYDTREYDVVVSSGEQVTSGLLALALQDLGVPARSWLGWQIPVNTDNAHGKARILGIDGEEVKKRLANGEVAVIPGFQGVGEDGRVTTLGRGGSDTSAVAVAAGLDADRCDIYTDVDGVYTTDPRIVSKAQKLEKITFEEMLEMASVGAKVLQTRSVEVAMKHNVRLQVRSSFSDEEGTLVVDEDEIVEQELISGVAYSRDEAKITLIGVEDTPGIAAKIFGPLAEASINVDMIVQNVSEDGKSTDMTFTVPNTDMERAIEVVKSETDNIGYKELLSDGEVAKVSVIGVGMRSHAGIAQRMFQALADKSINIQVISTSEIKVSVLIAEEYTELAIRALHTAYGLDAED, from the coding sequence ATGGCTCTTATCGTACAAAAATTCGGCGGCACGTCCGTTGGCGACATTGAACGCATTCAAAATGTCGCGAAACGGGTGAAACGCGAAGTGGACGCTGGCAATCAAGTGGCCGTGGTGGTTTCCGCCATGTCCGGCGTCACCAACCAGTTGGTGGACTATGTCACCTCCATCACACCGTTGTATGACACCCGCGAATACGACGTGGTGGTGTCTTCGGGTGAGCAAGTGACGTCGGGTCTGCTGGCTTTGGCTTTGCAAGACTTGGGCGTTCCTGCGCGCTCGTGGCTGGGATGGCAAATTCCGGTCAACACCGACAACGCCCACGGCAAAGCCCGTATTTTGGGCATTGACGGCGAAGAGGTGAAAAAGCGCTTGGCTAATGGCGAAGTCGCTGTGATCCCGGGTTTCCAAGGTGTGGGTGAAGACGGTCGCGTCACCACGCTGGGCCGTGGCGGCTCGGACACCTCAGCAGTGGCTGTGGCGGCGGGTCTGGATGCCGACCGGTGCGACATTTACACCGACGTGGACGGGGTTTACACCACCGACCCGCGCATCGTGTCCAAAGCCCAAAAGCTGGAAAAAATCACGTTCGAAGAAATGCTGGAAATGGCGTCGGTCGGGGCGAAGGTCTTGCAGACCCGCTCGGTCGAAGTGGCCATGAAACACAATGTGCGCTTACAAGTGCGCTCGTCCTTCTCAGACGAAGAAGGAACCTTGGTTGTTGACGAGGATGAAATCGTGGAACAAGAACTCATCAGTGGCGTCGCATATTCCCGCGACGAAGCAAAAATCACGTTGATCGGGGTTGAAGACACCCCGGGTATTGCGGCAAAAATCTTTGGCCCCTTGGCCGAAGCTAGCATCAACGTGGACATGATCGTGCAAAACGTGTCGGAAGACGGCAAGTCCACGGACATGACCTTTACGGTGCCCAACACCGACATGGAACGTGCAATCGAAGTCGTGAAGTCTGAAACCGACAACATCGGCTACAAAGAGCTGCTGTCGGACGGCGAAGTGGCGAAGGTTTCCGTGATAGGCGTCGGCATGCGCAGCCACGCAGGCATCGCGCAACGCATGTTCCAAGCCTTGGCGGACAAAAGCATCAACATTCAAGTGATCTCGACCTCTGAAATCAAAGTGAGCGTCTTGATCGCCGAAGAATATACCGAGCTCGCCATTCGCGCGCTGCACACGGCCTATGGATTGGATGCGGAAGACTAA
- a CDS encoding CBS domain-containing protein, with product MKVSEILKQDNAPLITVNESTTVLTAAHRMRLEKIGCVVVSNDGKHAEGIVAVRDVVYHMSDHWGDDPKGDEFSYLKRKVTDIMQTPVKTCKLSDKLVDVLHMMWHFHFLHIPVADDKGDLCGIVSIDDVIKFSLSEAELESKVLREELMLTGERPLT from the coding sequence ATGAAAGTTTCTGAAATCCTCAAGCAAGACAATGCCCCGTTGATCACGGTCAACGAAAGCACCACCGTCTTAACGGCCGCGCATCGCATGCGGCTGGAAAAAATCGGCTGTGTGGTGGTGAGCAATGACGGCAAACACGCCGAAGGCATCGTCGCCGTTCGCGACGTGGTCTATCACATGTCCGACCACTGGGGCGATGACCCTAAAGGTGACGAGTTCTCCTACCTCAAACGCAAAGTCACCGACATCATGCAAACGCCGGTGAAAACCTGCAAACTGAGCGACAAGCTGGTCGATGTGTTGCATATGATGTGGCACTTCCACTTCCTGCACATTCCGGTCGCAGACGACAAAGGCGACCTGTGCGGCATCGTCAGCATCGATGACGTCATCAAATTCAGCCTGTCCGAGGCCGAGTTGGAAAGCAAGGTGCTGCGCGAAGAACTGATGCTGACTGGCGAACGCCCGCTGACTTAA
- a CDS encoding ComF family protein — translation MQQNGFRILSRLVDVVLPPTCGRCGVQVDTPQTLCASCWSELTFLGPPSCEACAHPFEYEVPDQTLCGACVREHPPFDRARAALVYDDQSRDLVLGFKHADRTETAGLLAKWMRAAGADLLAEADALVPVPLHWTRLFQRRYNQSALLAKAVGKLADTPVLHNTLKRKRKTLSQGRMGRKARARNVQGAFVVPPKLKQRIEGKAVVLIDDVYTTGATIWACAKVLKRAGAARVDVLVLARVVRDFA, via the coding sequence TTGCAACAAAATGGGTTTCGCATTTTATCGCGTTTGGTGGATGTGGTTTTGCCACCCACCTGTGGGCGGTGTGGCGTGCAGGTGGACACGCCGCAGACCCTGTGTGCAAGCTGTTGGTCGGAACTGACGTTCCTCGGCCCGCCCAGCTGTGAAGCCTGCGCCCACCCGTTTGAATATGAAGTTCCAGACCAAACCCTTTGTGGCGCTTGTGTGCGCGAACACCCGCCCTTTGACCGGGCCCGCGCGGCGCTGGTTTATGACGATCAGAGCCGCGATTTGGTGCTGGGTTTCAAACATGCCGACCGGACCGAGACGGCGGGGCTGTTGGCCAAATGGATGCGCGCCGCGGGGGCGGATCTGCTGGCTGAGGCTGACGCTCTCGTCCCGGTGCCGCTGCATTGGACGCGCCTGTTTCAACGGCGCTATAACCAATCTGCCCTGTTGGCGAAGGCGGTGGGCAAGCTCGCGGACACGCCTGTTTTACACAACACCTTAAAACGCAAACGCAAGACGCTCAGCCAGGGGCGGATGGGGAGAAAGGCGCGCGCACGTAACGTGCAAGGTGCCTTTGTCGTGCCGCCTAAATTGAAGCAACGTATCGAAGGCAAAGCCGTTGTGTTGATTGACGATGTCTACACCACAGGGGCCACGATTTGGGCATGTGCCAAGGTCTTAAAACGTGCTGGGGCCGCGCGTGTGGACGTCCTGGTTTTGGCCCGCGTTGTGCGGGACTTTGCTTAA
- a CDS encoding DUF1178 family protein has protein sequence MIHYQLCCDDDHTFEAWFRDSATYDKQVAAGDVECPYCGSTRVTKAIMAPNVQSSKGGEETQETELPEHDINAMGDARAQEVAQQILDAVGRIKDYAEDNFEDVGEDFADEARKIHYGDAQERGIYGKASEEEAQELDEEGIDFVRLPGTPRRNS, from the coding sequence ATGATCCACTACCAACTCTGTTGTGACGACGACCATACCTTTGAGGCTTGGTTTCGCGATAGTGCCACTTACGACAAGCAAGTGGCCGCAGGAGATGTGGAATGCCCGTATTGCGGCTCGACCCGCGTGACCAAGGCCATTATGGCACCCAATGTTCAGTCCTCCAAGGGTGGCGAAGAAACTCAAGAGACAGAGCTGCCCGAACACGACATCAATGCCATGGGCGATGCCCGCGCCCAAGAAGTCGCCCAGCAAATCCTGGACGCTGTAGGCCGCATCAAGGATTACGCGGAAGACAACTTCGAAGATGTGGGTGAAGATTTCGCCGACGAAGCGCGCAAAATCCACTACGGTGACGCGCAAGAACGCGGCATTTATGGCAAAGCTTCGGAAGAAGAAGCCCAAGAGCTCGACGAAGAAGGTATCGACTTCGTTCGCTTGCCCGGAACCCCGCGTCGCAACAGCTAA
- a CDS encoding class I SAM-dependent methyltransferase produces the protein MPSPQIPMHLKVSEPSPWVIRWALLADHHGSILDLAAGNGRHGRLMLGLGCHVTFLDRDTVALRDLKEHPKAKVVEADLEDAIPWPLEGETFDAIIVVNYLHRPLFDKIIAALNPGGILIYETFALGNEDYARPRNPDHLLKSGELLELVQGKLQVVGYEHGLIKSTDIPGVKQRLCAINDLDLSVRDDGEPPAHEMSRV, from the coding sequence ATGCCTTCCCCGCAAATTCCGATGCACCTGAAAGTCTCAGAACCTTCTCCGTGGGTGATCCGATGGGCGCTGTTGGCCGACCATCACGGCAGCATTTTGGACTTGGCCGCCGGAAATGGTCGCCATGGACGCTTGATGTTGGGACTGGGGTGTCATGTAACCTTTTTGGATCGCGATACGGTCGCTTTGAGAGATTTAAAAGAGCACCCCAAGGCCAAAGTCGTCGAGGCCGATTTGGAAGACGCAATCCCTTGGCCCTTAGAAGGCGAGACCTTCGACGCCATCATCGTGGTGAATTACCTGCACCGCCCGCTGTTCGACAAAATCATCGCAGCCCTCAACCCCGGTGGCATTTTGATTTACGAAACATTTGCGCTGGGCAACGAAGACTATGCTCGCCCGCGCAACCCCGATCACCTGTTGAAATCAGGTGAGTTGCTTGAGTTAGTTCAAGGCAAGCTGCAAGTGGTGGGATACGAACACGGCTTGATCAAATCGACCGACATTCCGGGCGTAAAACAGCGTCTGTGCGCCATAAACGATTTGGACCTAAGCGTGCGCGATGACGGGGAGCCGCCGGCTCACGAAATGTCCCGCGTGTGA
- a CDS encoding methyltransferase domain-containing protein, with the protein MATPQHMQLFEREAVRKHRERAATTLDDHDFLFKEIADRLTERLDDVKRDFPLALDIGCHGGEVAKSLKVGSHVRGNIETLVQCDPSPKMTAKAKAKTSGLSFAADEEFLPVADESVDLVLSNLSLHWANDLPGALVQIRKALKPDCLFLATLLGEGTLQELRTALMTAEVEIEMGMSPRVSPFATVQDLGGLLQRAGMTLPVVDTETITVSYPDIFKLMHDLRGMGETGTISGRRKHFTRRDTIMRAAEIYMEKFAGMDDAGEGRIPATFDIIYLTAWSPHPDQQQPLKPGQATTNLVDILET; encoded by the coding sequence ATGGCGACACCACAACACATGCAATTGTTTGAACGCGAAGCCGTGCGCAAGCACCGCGAACGCGCCGCAACCACGCTCGACGATCACGACTTTTTGTTCAAAGAAATCGCCGACCGTCTGACCGAGCGTTTGGACGACGTTAAACGCGACTTTCCGCTCGCCCTCGACATCGGGTGTCACGGCGGCGAGGTCGCGAAAAGCTTAAAGGTCGGCTCTCATGTGCGCGGCAACATTGAAACGCTGGTGCAGTGCGATCCGTCCCCCAAAATGACCGCCAAAGCAAAGGCGAAAACGTCAGGCCTCAGCTTCGCCGCCGACGAAGAATTCCTTCCCGTTGCAGACGAAAGTGTAGACTTGGTGCTGTCCAATCTGTCGCTCCACTGGGCCAATGACTTACCCGGCGCGCTGGTGCAAATTCGCAAGGCGCTCAAGCCCGACTGTTTGTTCCTTGCCACATTGTTAGGGGAAGGCACATTGCAAGAACTGCGCACGGCGTTGATGACGGCCGAGGTTGAAATCGAAATGGGCATGAGCCCGCGCGTCTCCCCCTTTGCCACGGTGCAGGACTTAGGCGGGCTTTTGCAGCGCGCAGGGATGACACTTCCGGTGGTAGACACCGAAACCATCACGGTGAGTTACCCCGACATTTTTAAGCTGATGCACGACCTGCGTGGCATGGGCGAAACGGGCACCATCAGTGGACGGCGCAAGCATTTCACGCGCCGCGACACCATCATGCGCGCCGCAGAAATCTATATGGAAAAGTTCGCCGGGATGGACGACGCAGGCGAAGGCCGCATCCCCGCGACCTTCGATATTATCTATTTAACCGCCTGGTCGCCGCACCCCGATCAACAACAGCCCTTGAAACCGGGGCAAGCGACAACCAACTTAGTCGATATTTTAGAAACTTAA
- a CDS encoding NAD(P)H-dependent flavin oxidoreductase: MTSTAKQHLDQLWAKGREFLGTEYAILGGAMSWISERYLVAALSNAGGFGVIACGSMTPDLLRAEIEATKTMTDKPFGVNLITMHPDMEALIDVCLDLKVTHVVLAGGLPSGASIKRIKEGGAKVICFAPAAVLAKRLVRSGADALVIEGSEAGGHIGPVSTSVLAQEILPNVSDVPVFVAGGIGRGETIVSYLEMGAAGVQLGTRFVCATECIAHENFKKAFIRASARDAIPTVQIDPRFPVIPVRAITNEGTKEFMETQRKVIERHNAGELNQQEAQLEIEHFWAGALKRAVIDGDVEGGSLMAGQIVGTVKSEQPMADIFAELIEQAEGALDARGQSGH; the protein is encoded by the coding sequence ATGACGTCAACCGCTAAGCAACACCTTGATCAATTGTGGGCCAAGGGCCGCGAATTTTTAGGCACCGAATACGCCATTTTGGGCGGCGCCATGTCGTGGATTTCCGAACGCTACTTGGTTGCGGCGCTTTCCAATGCGGGTGGTTTTGGCGTCATCGCGTGTGGGTCCATGACACCTGACTTGCTGCGTGCCGAAATCGAAGCAACCAAAACCATGACCGACAAGCCGTTCGGTGTGAACCTGATCACCATGCACCCCGATATGGAAGCCCTGATCGATGTGTGTTTGGATTTGAAGGTCACCCACGTGGTGTTGGCCGGCGGTTTGCCGTCGGGCGCGTCCATCAAACGCATCAAAGAAGGCGGGGCAAAAGTGATTTGCTTTGCCCCTGCAGCCGTGCTCGCCAAACGTTTGGTGCGCAGCGGTGCGGATGCCTTGGTGATTGAAGGCTCCGAGGCGGGCGGTCACATCGGCCCGGTGTCCACATCCGTTTTGGCACAAGAAATCTTGCCCAACGTTTCAGATGTTCCGGTGTTTGTCGCGGGTGGCATCGGGCGCGGGGAAACCATCGTCAGCTACTTAGAAATGGGTGCCGCTGGCGTTCAGTTGGGCACACGTTTTGTCTGCGCCACGGAATGCATTGCACACGAAAACTTCAAAAAAGCGTTCATTCGGGCGTCAGCTCGCGATGCTATACCGACCGTGCAAATTGATCCGCGTTTCCCGGTTATTCCCGTGCGCGCCATCACCAACGAAGGCACCAAAGAATTCATGGAAACCCAACGCAAAGTGATCGAACGTCACAATGCGGGAGAGCTTAACCAACAAGAAGCTCAGTTGGAAATTGAACATTTTTGGGCTGGGGCCTTGAAACGTGCCGTCATTGATGGCGATGTAGAAGGGGGCTCTTTGATGGCCGGACAAATTGTCGGAACCGTCAAATCCGAACAGCCCATGGCGGATATTTTCGCCGAATTGATTGAGCAGGCCGAAGGCGCGCTGGACGCACGCGGGCAATCGGGGCATTGA
- a CDS encoding carbon-nitrogen hydrolase family protein, translated as MSNIPPAFKAACVQVNASNDMDENIRVAVDYVRQAAGQGAELVFLPENVAMMTFGDGNIRANARTMDDHPAIPAFSALAKELGVWLHGGTLAIDLGDKIANRAFVYSPNGDVVATYDKIHMFDVDLEGGESYRESATFSPGTDKVLIDTPWGGLGLSTCYDVRFPYLYRALANAGATMLSVPAAFTVPTGTAHWHVLLRARAIENGCFVFAPAQVGTHFNDRKTFGHSLIIDPWGEVLADAGDEPGVVVADIDPVRVVEARKMVPSLTHTRDIS; from the coding sequence GTGAGCAATATTCCCCCAGCCTTTAAAGCCGCATGTGTGCAGGTGAATGCTTCCAACGACATGGATGAAAATATCCGTGTCGCGGTTGACTATGTGCGCCAAGCGGCAGGGCAGGGGGCGGAGCTGGTGTTCTTGCCCGAAAACGTCGCCATGATGACGTTTGGTGATGGCAACATCCGCGCAAATGCCCGCACCATGGACGACCATCCGGCCATCCCGGCGTTTTCAGCCTTGGCGAAAGAGTTGGGGGTGTGGCTGCACGGCGGCACACTTGCCATCGATTTGGGCGATAAGATCGCCAACCGCGCGTTTGTGTATTCACCGAACGGCGACGTGGTTGCGACGTACGACAAGATCCACATGTTCGACGTGGACCTGGAAGGCGGCGAGAGCTATCGCGAATCTGCGACATTTTCCCCCGGAACGGACAAAGTTTTGATCGACACGCCTTGGGGCGGCTTAGGCTTGAGCACGTGTTATGACGTGCGCTTCCCTTATCTCTATCGCGCCTTGGCAAATGCGGGCGCGACGATGCTGAGCGTTCCGGCCGCGTTCACCGTACCAACGGGCACGGCCCACTGGCATGTGTTGTTGCGCGCCCGCGCCATTGAAAATGGGTGTTTTGTGTTTGCCCCGGCGCAAGTGGGCACGCACTTCAACGACCGCAAAACCTTTGGTCATTCGTTGATCATTGATCCGTGGGGTGAAGTCTTGGCCGATGCCGGCGATGAACCCGGTGTGGTGGTTGCCGATATTGATCCGGTCCGTGTGGTGGAGGCGCGCAAAATGGTGCCGTCCCTAACTCACACGCGGGACATTTCGTGA
- the grxC gene encoding glutaredoxin 3: MAKVEIYTTPICPYCHRAKALLDKKGVEYIEIDVMRDRAKRQEMQERGGAHTVPQIFIDDNAIGGCDDMFELDFDDELDPMLGLG; this comes from the coding sequence ATGGCTAAAGTAGAAATTTACACCACGCCCATCTGCCCGTATTGCCACCGCGCCAAAGCGTTGTTGGACAAGAAAGGCGTTGAATACATAGAAATCGACGTGATGAGAGACCGCGCCAAACGCCAAGAAATGCAAGAGCGCGGCGGTGCGCACACGGTTCCGCAGATTTTCATCGACGATAATGCCATCGGCGGCTGCGATGATATGTTTGAGTTGGACTTCGACGATGAACTGGACCCGATGTTGGGTCTCGGTTAA